The region GAGCCGGCAGGCGGCCGAGGTCTACCCGAGGATCGAGGAGTTCGCTTCCCGCGAGAACCCGCTCCAGGCGGTCAGGGAACGTCTCGATTCCTACCGGGAGCACCCGGTCGTCGGCGGCGCGGCCGAATGGGCCCGATCTATGCTGTCCCCGTCCGGCGACGTCCGGGAGACGCTGACGGAGTTCCTGAAGAAGGCCATCGGTGCCGTCACGGGAATGGTCACCGCGGCGCTATCCAACGTGCTCGCCTTCCTGCTCAACCTGCTCCTGACGCTGGTGGCGCTGGGATTCTTCTACACCCGGGGGGAGCCGCTGCTGCGGGAGGTGACGTCGCTCCTGCCGCTCCAGGAGGACCGGGGGAGGGAGCTCATGTCACGGATGGGGACGGTCACCCAGGCGGTCGTGAAGGGCGTGGGGCTGACCTGCATAGCGCAGGGGGCCCTCGGCGGGCTGGGATGGTGGGTCGCCGGCCTTCCCTCCCCCCTGCTGTTCGGAACCGTGATGGCGTTCGGCTCGCTGGTCCCCGTGGTCGGAACGACGGTCGTCTGGCTTCCCGGCGCCCTCTATCTGCTCTTCACCGGGAAGACGGCCGCCGGGATCGGGCTGATCCTGTGGGGCGCCGTCGTGGTCGGGAGCATCGACAACATCCTGCGCCCGCTGCTGGCGGGCGGGGGCGTCGGGATGCCGATGCCGCTGCTGATCGTCGGGATCCTCGGGGGAATGGTCGCCTTCGGCCTTTCCGGGCTGCTCCTCGGGCCGCTCGCCCTGTCCGCCCTGCTGTTCGTGCTGGAGGAATATCACCGCCAGGACGCCGCAGAAGAGACACCGCCTCCCCCGGCGCCTGACTAGGCGCCCTCTCCGGCTTCGAACTCCCTTTCCTTCTCCTGGAGCCGCCCGCCCAGGGCGACCAGCTCGTCGTAGAGCGCGTCGATCCGCTTGCGGGCGGCGGACGCGGAGGCCGACGCTTCCCGGATCGCCGGCCCGTCGTTGCGGATCGAGGCGTCGACGACCGCCGCGTCGTCACTCGCGACCCGCTCCTCCAGCGACAGGATCTCCGCTTCGACCGCCTCGATGGCGGCCCGCAGGCTCCCCAGCTCTTTCGACCGGCGCGCCACGAATTCGGCGCGCTTCCGCCGCTGGCCGCGCCGGTTCGCCTGGGCCCCGCGCTCCGGCCGGGCCGGTACGCCTTCCGCGCTTTCCGCCCGCCACCCGACGCGCTCGAGGAAGTCGGCGTAGCCGCTCTCGAACGGCTCCACCCTGCCGCCGTCGAACACCACGAGCCGCGTCGCCAGCGCGGACAGGACCCGCTCCACGTGCGTCACGATGACCACCGCACCCTCGAAGGCGTCGAGCGCCTCCAGGAACGCGTCCACCGACTCCTGGTCGAGGTGATTCGTCGGCTCGTCCAATAGCAGCAGGTTCACCGGCGCGGCGAGAATCTTCGCCAGCAGCACCCGGCTCCGCTCGCCGCCGGAAAGCACCGAGATCCGCTTTTCCGCGGCATCCCCGCCGAACATCATGGCGCCGCAAAGGTTACGGACCTGCGTCCGCGTGAGCGACGGGTTCGCCTGCCGGACCTCCTCCTCGATCGAGAGGCCGGGATGCAGCCGGTCGACGTTCGTCTGCCCGAAATAGCCGATCTTCACGTTCATGGCCGGGCGGACGTCTCCGGAATCGGGGGAGAGCTCGCCGGCCAGCAGGCGCAGCAGCGTCGTCTTCCCCTTTCCGTTCGGGCCGACGACGGCGATCCGGTCGCCGCGCGCCACCGCGAGGGAAAGCCCCTCGATCAGCGGCCGCGCCGGATCGTACCCGAAGGCGAGTCCGCGCGCC is a window of Thermodesulfobacteriota bacterium DNA encoding:
- a CDS encoding AI-2E family transporter, with amino-acid sequence MYRKVIAPAVAVALLALLFWTAFAVIRPFLVAIGWGAAITVVTFPAYAWLRRKLGGRSGAAAALMLLAIVVLLVAPTVTLMAALSRQAAEVYPRIEEFASRENPLQAVRERLDSYREHPVVGGAAEWARSMLSPSGDVRETLTEFLKKAIGAVTGMVTAALSNVLAFLLNLLLTLVALGFFYTRGEPLLREVTSLLPLQEDRGRELMSRMGTVTQAVVKGVGLTCIAQGALGGLGWWVAGLPSPLLFGTVMAFGSLVPVVGTTVVWLPGALYLLFTGKTAAGIGLILWGAVVVGSIDNILRPLLAGGGVGMPMPLLIVGILGGMVAFGLSGLLLGPLALSALLFVLEEYHRQDAAEETPPPPAPD
- a CDS encoding ABC-F family ATP-binding cassette domain-containing protein — its product is MLFEGASFLVGPGERVGLVGRNGHGKTTLFRILLKEEAPDEGTITTPAGYRIGHLAQRLEFRRPTVLAEAASALPRAEDGADETYRAKAILAGLGFDEADLSRPPGELSGGFQVRLNLARLLISSPDMLLLDEPTNYLDIVSIRWLRRFLCAWKGELLLITHDRDFMDSVTTHTMAIHRCRIRKLPGGTEKLYAQILQEETIHEQTRVNDERKRKEAESFIERFRAQATKARAVQSRIKALARHERLEKLREIRDLDFRFNEAPYVGKWMMEARGLAFGYDPARPLIEGLSLAVARGDRIAVVGPNGKGKTTLLRLLAGELSPDSGDVRPAMNVKIGYFGQTNVDRLHPGLSIEEEVRQANPSLTRTQVRNLCGAMMFGGDAAEKRISVLSGGERSRVLLAKILAAPVNLLLLDEPTNHLDQESVDAFLEALDAFEGAVVIVTHVERVLSALATRLVVFDGGRVEPFESGYADFLERVGWRAESAEGVPARPERGAQANRRGQRRKRAEFVARRSKELGSLRAAIEAVEAEILSLEERVASDDAAVVDASIRNDGPAIREASASASAARKRIDALYDELVALGGRLQEKEREFEAGEGA